Proteins encoded by one window of Terriglobia bacterium:
- a CDS encoding glycosyltransferase family 39 protein produces MKSDSPIQNDRQPGTLLHSEPGPRTVSIKVWVAAALLLTLFAAQNIYEMRRESCTSDEVVHLPAGLTYLLKRDFRLNPEHPPLLKVLCALPLLALRPRVDFNDPAWSVPPHQSEFGSHLLYSNDADRLLFWGRLPIVLISTTLGFFVFRWAQQLYGSTSGLFALGLFAFSPNLVAHSHFVTTDAGVTAFLTIAFYFLWRHLCRGDRRALYWSSLTMGAALAAKFSAIVLFPVALILLWVFPRADSKANAPVAASTSGDPQKHRNAKAQRRPRKRNESFRLPKGSWKSFLRLDRSKLFALTILVGVCLLVVQGAYLGSHDPTLYYKGMEQVNKNHRPDFLYYFYGTFKEGGWWYYFLAAFLVKATSPFIILVLLRGALFVKNWKQEWKTAAFLTLPAAVYFAAVSALADPLGVRYLLPVFPFLMVYAAGALSLLAPKKLAFWTLWILLGWHVASSVMAFPHHLSYFNEFVGGPTHGMDWLDDSNVDWGQELKSLRKVLDERGISSVTLYSFSRFDNPEYYGIHCIRPTRFEWAAIVTNPAPPHGFYAVSAHWLARQKALGVDWMKRFPVIANLGNSMLVFQIS; encoded by the coding sequence ATGAAATCGGATTCGCCAATCCAAAATGACAGGCAGCCGGGAACCTTGTTGCATTCCGAGCCGGGCCCACGGACCGTTTCCATCAAGGTGTGGGTCGCGGCCGCCCTCCTCTTGACGCTTTTTGCAGCGCAAAACATCTACGAGATGCGTCGCGAGAGTTGCACGAGTGATGAGGTGGTGCACCTTCCGGCCGGCCTCACCTACCTGCTGAAACGAGATTTTCGTTTGAATCCGGAACATCCTCCGCTCCTCAAGGTGCTGTGTGCCCTCCCGTTGCTGGCCCTCCGTCCCCGGGTCGATTTCAATGACCCGGCGTGGAGTGTTCCACCCCACCAGTCAGAGTTTGGATCGCATCTGTTGTACTCCAACGATGCGGACCGCCTGCTTTTTTGGGGCCGCCTGCCGATTGTTCTAATTTCCACCACCCTGGGATTCTTCGTTTTTCGTTGGGCTCAACAGCTTTATGGAAGCACTTCCGGGTTATTCGCTTTGGGGTTATTTGCTTTTTCGCCTAATCTCGTCGCCCATTCTCATTTTGTGACCACCGATGCCGGGGTCACCGCCTTCCTCACAATCGCCTTTTATTTTTTATGGCGGCATTTATGTCGGGGGGACCGGCGAGCGCTCTACTGGAGTTCGCTGACAATGGGAGCGGCCCTCGCTGCAAAATTCAGCGCAATCGTCCTCTTTCCTGTTGCACTCATTCTTCTGTGGGTATTTCCCCGAGCCGATTCTAAAGCCAATGCCCCTGTGGCGGCGTCAACCTCCGGAGATCCCCAGAAGCATCGGAATGCGAAAGCTCAAAGAAGACCCCGGAAGAGGAACGAGTCTTTTCGCCTCCCAAAAGGATCCTGGAAGTCATTTCTGCGATTAGATCGGTCGAAACTATTCGCCCTGACCATCCTGGTGGGCGTTTGCCTTCTGGTGGTGCAGGGTGCTTATTTGGGATCTCACGACCCCACCCTCTATTACAAGGGAATGGAGCAGGTCAACAAAAACCATCGCCCCGATTTCCTTTATTACTTTTATGGCACCTTCAAAGAGGGGGGCTGGTGGTATTACTTTCTTGCCGCGTTCCTGGTTAAAGCGACGTCTCCCTTCATCATTCTGGTTTTGCTCCGGGGTGCTCTTTTTGTGAAGAACTGGAAGCAAGAGTGGAAAACCGCTGCTTTTCTCACCCTTCCGGCTGCCGTTTATTTTGCGGCAGTCTCGGCACTTGCCGATCCACTGGGGGTGCGCTACCTGCTTCCCGTTTTTCCATTTCTCATGGTCTATGCAGCCGGAGCTCTGAGTCTCCTGGCCCCGAAGAAACTAGCTTTCTGGACGCTCTGGATTCTTCTGGGGTGGCATGTTGCATCGTCCGTGATGGCATTTCCACATCATCTATCCTACTTCAACGAATTTGTCGGAGGACCTACTCATGGCATGGACTGGTTGGATGACTCCAACGTGGACTGGGGCCAGGAGCTGAAGTCTTTGAGAAAAGTCCTGGATGAACGCGGTATCTCATCTGTCACGCTCTATTCATTTTCGAGGTTTGACAATCCCGAATATTATGGAATCCACTGTATCCGTCCGACTCGTTTTGAATGGGCTGCCATCGTAACAAACCCCGCTCCACCCCACGGGTTTTATGCCGTCAGTGCACACTGGTTGGCCCGACAGAAGGCCCTGGGTGTTGATTGGATGAAACGATTTCCCGTTATAGCAAACCTCGGAAACTCGATGCTCGTGTTCCAGATTTCATGA
- a CDS encoding glycosyltransferase family 2 protein, whose product MYKGLKITVVIPCLNEEDGIRKVLSNVPAFVDEVLVVDNSSTDRTAEVAQSMGAKVITEELRGYGRAYKKGLLHAAGDVIVTLDGDHSYPVDAISYLIESLLREKVGFVSASRFPILNPQSMSMKHHIGNSILSLVFSTLFWRWVRDSQSGMWVFYKWGLEYMQLYSDGMPFSEEIKIEAITHRKIGFKEIHIEYSTRVGEKKLQPWRDGIENLVYLFRKRWLVWRRHWFKSPDNETAAP is encoded by the coding sequence ATGTACAAGGGACTGAAAATCACTGTGGTCATTCCCTGTCTAAACGAAGAGGATGGCATCCGGAAGGTCTTAAGCAATGTCCCGGCGTTTGTCGATGAAGTTCTGGTCGTCGATAACTCTTCGACCGACCGGACCGCGGAAGTCGCGCAATCGATGGGGGCCAAAGTAATCACCGAGGAGCTGCGTGGCTATGGAAGGGCATACAAGAAGGGACTCCTTCACGCCGCGGGTGACGTCATTGTGACCCTGGACGGCGACCACTCCTATCCGGTGGACGCCATTTCCTACTTGATTGAATCGTTGCTTCGTGAAAAGGTCGGCTTTGTATCCGCCTCCCGCTTTCCTATTCTCAATCCTCAGTCCATGTCGATGAAGCACCATATCGGAAATTCCATCCTTTCACTGGTGTTTTCCACTCTGTTCTGGCGGTGGGTGCGGGATTCTCAGTCGGGGATGTGGGTATTCTATAAGTGGGGGCTGGAATACATGCAGCTCTACAGCGATGGGATGCCGTTTTCCGAAGAGATCAAGATCGAAGCGATTACCCATCGCAAGATAGGTTTCAAGGAAATCCATATTGAGTACTCCACCCGGGTGGGAGAGAAGAAACTGCAACCGTGGAGAGATGGGATCGAGAACCTGGTCTACCTCTTCCGGAAGCGGTGGTTGGTCTGGCGACGGCACTGGTTCAAGTCACCCGATAACGAGACAGCAGCCCCATGA
- a CDS encoding glycosyltransferase family 39 protein — protein sequence MKESSLRIGKDQRWRDLTLLILLVLLSSLPFLHRAIHLDENTYLTLARNVSTHFWFPQDLNGLWFGIPVLNFSGHTHPVGLAYYLALLLDISPHGGEWPLRLGFLVFPLGYSVAGYLLACRFTKSPFWAAALMMATPAVLVFSPTLMPDLPMTAFWLFAALSFLTGLDDGKFWKLFLAGILLICATLISYQAIFMSVLLAVYARVRGEHRARVFACLALPIVFLAMYWYAGYVHYGFFAATRSGKYLALSNIFGLEYFRQKFLGMLSTLGATTIFCLSLLWVFGRSAGWKKSCIVGLLAVVANLFLPAGYSPFERAEFFLFAVTGMMVLWFMTSALAQALKGLVSDDSSQANDLLLVLWVLGVAIYTVLLAEFTAARYVAPLVPPLAICFMRRIEEFSRRDGRPWNNFIRVTTFATWFLAAGIAYADSQYVGSYREFSQWFSGKYSQPGGRIWVGSEAGLRYYMERVGGHPLVNAYSPVLPGVLPGTAWGEAHFGKPGLNDLLVRPASFLRYDLTPDLELSATIDSRRLTSSFPIRTYGPAAHAGLHGTNVGLLPYAISLAPLDQIEVYRYNVFAYGSQDAIASAFPRNEIHETMMTIGGVRRTVIVLSSRARLSYSVIVPKGSVLTGEAAIDDSSTAGSQCKVELLVSVHPGYASPEAPCREVILSPRRSAMKEPVPPVRFSCELGTFEDQRVQLSFEIKRAPDTERLCPGVALWNLQWIPDPH from the coding sequence ATGAAGGAATCATCCCTCCGAATCGGGAAAGATCAGAGATGGCGAGACCTCACCCTTCTGATCCTCCTGGTCCTTTTGAGTTCGCTGCCCTTCCTTCATCGTGCCATTCACCTGGACGAGAATACCTACCTGACCCTGGCGCGAAATGTATCGACTCATTTCTGGTTTCCCCAGGACTTAAACGGCCTCTGGTTTGGGATTCCGGTTTTGAACTTCAGCGGGCATACACACCCGGTCGGCCTGGCGTATTATCTGGCCCTGCTCCTCGACATTTCCCCTCATGGCGGGGAATGGCCGTTGCGTCTGGGATTTCTGGTGTTTCCTCTTGGTTACTCGGTTGCGGGGTACCTCCTGGCCTGTCGTTTTACGAAGTCTCCATTCTGGGCCGCCGCTTTAATGATGGCGACGCCGGCCGTCCTGGTCTTCTCTCCCACCTTGATGCCGGATCTTCCGATGACCGCCTTCTGGCTCTTTGCTGCCCTGAGCTTTCTGACGGGCCTTGACGATGGAAAGTTCTGGAAACTGTTCCTGGCCGGTATACTCCTGATTTGTGCAACGTTGATCAGTTATCAGGCGATATTCATGAGCGTTTTGCTGGCGGTCTACGCGCGGGTTCGCGGGGAGCATCGCGCAAGAGTCTTCGCGTGTCTTGCCTTACCCATTGTCTTTCTTGCAATGTACTGGTATGCCGGCTATGTCCATTATGGTTTTTTCGCGGCCACCCGGAGCGGAAAGTACCTCGCGCTCTCAAATATATTTGGCCTGGAGTACTTCAGACAGAAATTTCTGGGGATGTTGTCCACCCTTGGTGCCACGACCATTTTTTGCCTTTCCCTGCTGTGGGTGTTTGGGAGGTCGGCCGGATGGAAGAAATCTTGTATCGTGGGGTTGCTGGCGGTGGTTGCGAACCTCTTCTTGCCAGCGGGCTATTCGCCGTTTGAGCGGGCGGAGTTCTTCCTTTTTGCCGTCACGGGGATGATGGTGCTGTGGTTCATGACAAGCGCCCTGGCTCAAGCCTTGAAAGGATTAGTTTCCGATGACTCCTCTCAGGCCAACGATCTTCTCCTGGTCTTGTGGGTATTAGGCGTAGCGATTTACACGGTTCTCCTGGCTGAATTTACGGCAGCAAGATATGTTGCCCCGCTGGTCCCTCCCCTCGCAATTTGTTTTATGAGGCGTATCGAGGAGTTTTCACGGAGGGATGGGAGACCATGGAACAATTTCATTCGAGTGACAACCTTTGCCACCTGGTTTTTGGCCGCTGGAATCGCCTATGCGGACTCGCAGTATGTGGGTTCCTATCGGGAGTTCTCCCAGTGGTTCTCGGGGAAGTACAGTCAGCCCGGCGGAAGAATTTGGGTGGGAAGCGAGGCCGGGTTGCGTTATTACATGGAGCGGGTGGGCGGCCATCCCCTCGTCAATGCCTACAGTCCTGTTCTCCCCGGTGTGCTGCCCGGCACGGCGTGGGGGGAGGCCCATTTCGGGAAGCCGGGGCTGAACGATTTGCTCGTGCGGCCCGCCAGTTTCCTCCGTTACGACCTCACTCCCGATTTGGAACTGTCGGCCACGATTGACTCCAGAAGGTTAACATCCTCGTTTCCAATCCGCACCTATGGCCCGGCCGCCCATGCGGGTCTTCATGGGACTAACGTCGGGCTTCTTCCATACGCGATTTCTTTGGCGCCTCTGGATCAGATTGAAGTTTACAGATACAACGTCTTTGCCTATGGTTCGCAAGATGCAATCGCCTCAGCATTTCCAAGGAATGAAATTCATGAGACGATGATGACCATTGGGGGAGTGCGGCGGACTGTTATTGTCCTGTCTTCCCGGGCACGGTTGTCTTACTCTGTGATAGTGCCCAAAGGATCCGTGCTCACTGGAGAAGCTGCGATTGACGACTCGTCAACAGCCGGCTCACAGTGCAAAGTGGAGCTTCTCGTTTCCGTCCATCCTGGATATGCCTCACCCGAAGCACCTTGCCGGGAAGTCATTCTCAGTCCGCGACGGTCGGCAATGAAGGAGCCTGTTCCACCGGTCCGGTTTTCCTGCGAGCTGGGTACTTTTGAGGATCAGCGGGTTCAACTTAGTTTCGAAATAAAGAGGGCCCCAGACACGGAACGCCTTTGTCCGGGAGTTGCGCTGTGGAATCTGCAGTGGATCCCGGATCCCCATTAA
- a CDS encoding NAD-dependent epimerase/dehydratase family protein, with protein sequence MPDDGNQYSPTLVTGASGFIGRRLIQTLLQMNRQVIAFSRRPEALSDLKNPVLQIYQVDLEDPGSYVPYLEKEVTIFHLAAVRSRPGSPPELFRKVNEMASLKLARASVQVAVRKFVYVSSAVVFGPSFGSPVSEAGGLSEGMMGDCYIASRVRSLRAMQGVMVNEGLPLVTLCPTIVFGPDHPSSPNKITSHIRRIVRSGRDVVVAGGVQKRNLVFVDDVIRGMLLAEKLGNYGEIFILGGEDISHRAFDEMILTLSGRKPPMCLSIPPWLARTSTRWLDRLLNHERCSGYESAVKVLTAGWQYSSQKAARVLGYEWNPIRSGLLKTISFIKGEVQ encoded by the coding sequence GTGCCTGATGATGGGAATCAGTACTCTCCGACGTTGGTCACCGGGGCTTCGGGGTTCATCGGCCGGCGTTTGATCCAGACTCTATTGCAGATGAATAGGCAGGTCATTGCCTTCTCCCGCCGGCCTGAAGCTCTTTCTGATTTGAAAAACCCTGTACTTCAGATTTATCAGGTCGACTTGGAAGATCCCGGGTCCTACGTGCCCTACCTCGAAAAGGAAGTCACCATCTTTCATCTGGCAGCCGTCAGGAGTCGGCCGGGTTCCCCGCCCGAGCTATTCCGAAAGGTGAACGAGATGGCGAGTTTGAAGCTGGCACGCGCATCCGTGCAGGTGGCCGTGCGCAAATTCGTGTACGTGTCCTCGGCGGTTGTATTTGGACCCTCCTTCGGGAGTCCTGTCAGTGAAGCAGGCGGTCTCAGTGAAGGCATGATGGGGGATTGCTATATCGCGTCGAGGGTGCGTTCTCTGCGTGCGATGCAAGGGGTCATGGTGAACGAAGGGCTTCCCCTCGTCACGCTCTGTCCCACGATCGTATTCGGCCCGGATCATCCGTCCTCTCCAAATAAGATTACCTCGCACATCCGCCGGATAGTTCGCTCCGGTCGTGACGTTGTCGTGGCGGGTGGGGTTCAGAAAAGGAATCTTGTTTTTGTGGACGATGTTATTCGCGGTATGCTTTTGGCTGAAAAGCTTGGAAACTACGGAGAAATATTTATCCTCGGAGGGGAAGACATCTCCCACCGGGCGTTTGATGAGATGATTTTGACACTCTCAGGACGGAAACCTCCGATGTGCCTGTCAATTCCGCCGTGGCTGGCGCGCACCTCCACGCGGTGGCTGGACAGGCTCTTGAATCATGAGCGGTGTTCTGGATATGAGAGTGCCGTGAAGGTGCTGACGGCGGGATGGCAGTACAGTTCTCAGAAAGCCGCCCGGGTTTTGGGTTATGAGTGGAACCCCATTCGGAGTGGCCTTTTGAAAACCATTTCCTTTATCAAGGGTGAGGTTCAATGA
- a CDS encoding class I SAM-dependent methyltransferase: MTKAQVPQGVLDLDWEAQLRKRREQREQWDTLASAMPDLLPASSTAYYRRCEIALIQRSFGSLKGKRVLKLDLWNEAVNTRILNWMKSEGAQAFGIDISYVTTSRALGNSVLNGGPLHLSQADIRNLPFEDDSFDLVYTMGTIEHIDEYHEALCEVHRTLRVGGKAIVGVPHKWNIFLRPLMVSVLDFFDKYPYSPEKSFSSKELRQVVERAGFKVCRRAGILTVPGIIRMADLFFFRRNIPAYKLTPLLLWPFDYLETHWEWPGLFGYLLALVVEKES; the protein is encoded by the coding sequence ATGACCAAGGCTCAAGTGCCACAAGGAGTTCTCGATTTGGACTGGGAAGCTCAGTTGAGGAAGCGCCGCGAGCAGCGCGAACAATGGGACACGCTGGCCAGTGCGATGCCTGACCTCCTGCCCGCTTCATCGACGGCTTATTACCGTCGATGTGAAATCGCATTAATTCAGCGCTCCTTTGGCTCGTTGAAAGGCAAACGGGTCTTGAAGCTTGATCTCTGGAATGAAGCCGTGAACACCCGGATTCTCAATTGGATGAAGTCTGAGGGCGCTCAAGCCTTCGGCATTGACATCAGCTACGTGACGACCAGTCGAGCCCTGGGGAATTCGGTCCTGAACGGTGGCCCGCTCCACTTGTCTCAGGCCGATATTCGCAATCTTCCCTTCGAAGATGATTCCTTCGATCTGGTGTACACCATGGGGACGATTGAGCACATCGATGAGTACCATGAGGCTTTGTGCGAGGTGCACCGCACACTCAGGGTCGGGGGAAAGGCGATTGTCGGCGTCCCTCACAAGTGGAATATTTTTCTTCGGCCATTGATGGTCAGTGTTCTGGATTTTTTCGACAAGTATCCCTACAGCCCGGAGAAATCGTTCAGTTCCAAGGAGCTTCGTCAGGTGGTGGAGAGGGCAGGATTCAAGGTCTGCCGACGTGCCGGTATCCTGACGGTTCCCGGGATCATCCGCATGGCCGACCTCTTCTTCTTCCGCCGCAACATCCCCGCCTATAAACTCACCCCCCTTCTCCTGTGGCCGTTTGACTACCTGGAGACCCACTGGGAATGGCCCGGACTCTTCGGTTACCTGTTGGCGTTGGTGGTTGAAAAGGAATCATAG
- a CDS encoding tetratricopeptide repeat protein: MNARTHSAHFRTHKDRSHGGVLLRRFLRWELLIILAALVCDWNSWGHQFAMDDTTKIVNNLFLQNPRNVLRMFILPFDPVLFSKGHMYRPLTSLSLGLNCWINGLNPDGFHVVNRLLHVMICLGILWVLRSLLSDVTAASLTALLFAVHPIQTEAITYIDGRSDALAMLFFVFAWLFHIRARRSAEGRRGSFVVALILYLFAMLSKENGVTWIGVILLTEFVYFSKGSLASLWDHLRTGLWKVFAGYFSAIFVFLALRTFALREIPRGYTLLIDNPLLHVPLVVRELTALKVLFQSIGQLVWPMHLSADYSYNQIPLITRWSSSAGLAMIALSLVLLLLLAWSYFRAPNAFFGLAYFLTTYSIISNLIIRIGTIRGDRLLYMPSLGILLMGGALLAGLDRQFQRPSFKKAFRMTVAVAVILLAVRTVRRNNDWRDGMTLALQTVRSSPNSSKAHHSLGVGYFARKEYGPALEQYRIAESIYADDPMLLNDLGIVLSRQGKTEEAIQYFRRAVDLAPMYPVIRFNFALALRTQGDSAGAKLQDEAIIAFYDDLIRRDPSSADHHYYKASALYFQGQLNEALSEYEQTLRIDPHYTDAQKSIDLINRKLAAPPGPK, from the coding sequence ATGAATGCAAGAACCCACTCGGCACACTTTAGAACACACAAGGACCGCTCCCACGGGGGAGTCTTGCTGAGACGATTTCTCCGCTGGGAATTGCTCATTATCCTTGCAGCCCTGGTTTGCGACTGGAACAGCTGGGGACATCAATTTGCAATGGATGACACGACCAAAATTGTCAATAATCTCTTCCTCCAGAATCCCAGAAATGTCCTCCGAATGTTCATATTGCCTTTTGATCCTGTTTTATTTTCCAAGGGCCATATGTACCGCCCCCTCACTTCACTTTCCCTGGGCTTAAATTGTTGGATCAACGGCCTGAACCCTGACGGGTTCCATGTTGTCAATCGCCTCCTGCATGTGATGATCTGCCTGGGAATTCTCTGGGTTCTTCGATCCCTGCTTTCAGATGTCACCGCCGCTTCCCTGACCGCGCTGCTATTCGCGGTTCATCCTATCCAGACTGAAGCCATCACCTACATTGACGGCCGCAGTGATGCCCTGGCGATGCTGTTCTTCGTCTTTGCATGGCTTTTTCATATTCGTGCCCGACGGTCGGCGGAAGGACGAAGAGGCTCCTTTGTGGTGGCGCTGATATTGTATTTGTTTGCCATGCTGTCCAAAGAGAATGGCGTGACGTGGATCGGTGTCATCCTGCTCACCGAATTTGTCTATTTTTCCAAAGGCAGCCTGGCGTCTCTCTGGGATCACCTGCGAACGGGGCTTTGGAAAGTTTTTGCAGGATATTTCTCCGCCATTTTCGTCTTCCTGGCGCTGCGTACCTTTGCCCTGCGAGAAATCCCACGAGGATACACCCTTCTGATCGACAACCCCCTGCTGCACGTCCCGCTGGTGGTCCGTGAACTGACCGCGCTCAAGGTCCTGTTTCAATCGATCGGGCAACTGGTCTGGCCCATGCATCTCTCGGCCGACTACTCCTACAATCAGATTCCGCTGATCACTCGATGGAGCAGTTCGGCAGGACTTGCCATGATAGCGCTTTCCCTGGTCCTGCTCCTCCTTCTGGCCTGGAGCTACTTTCGGGCGCCCAACGCCTTCTTCGGTTTGGCCTATTTCCTCACCACTTACTCCATCATCAGTAACCTCATCATCCGCATCGGGACAATTCGAGGGGATCGGCTCCTTTACATGCCTTCGCTCGGGATTCTCTTGATGGGGGGCGCCCTTCTTGCCGGACTGGATCGGCAGTTCCAGCGGCCCTCGTTCAAAAAGGCCTTCCGAATGACTGTAGCGGTGGCAGTGATACTGCTTGCGGTGCGGACGGTGCGGCGCAATAACGACTGGCGAGATGGGATGACCCTTGCGCTTCAAACGGTCCGCAGCTCTCCGAACAGTTCTAAGGCCCATCACTCTTTGGGCGTCGGTTACTTCGCCCGGAAGGAATATGGTCCCGCGCTGGAGCAATATCGGATTGCCGAGTCCATCTATGCGGACGATCCGATGCTTTTGAATGATCTCGGGATTGTCCTTTCACGACAGGGGAAGACGGAAGAGGCGATCCAATATTTTCGTCGAGCGGTCGACCTGGCCCCCATGTATCCGGTGATTCGGTTCAACTTCGCTTTGGCCCTTCGCACCCAGGGTGATTCCGCCGGTGCAAAGCTGCAGGACGAGGCGATCATCGCTTTTTATGATGACTTGATCCGAAGAGATCCCTCCAGTGCGGACCATCACTATTACAAGGCCAGTGCCCTCTATTTCCAGGGGCAGCTCAATGAAGCCCTCTCGGAGTACGAACAGACCCTCCGAATCGATCCTCACTATACCGACGCCCAGAAAAGCATCGACCTGATCAATCGAAAATTGGCCGCCCCTCCGGGGCCAAAGTGA
- a CDS encoding B12-binding domain-containing radical SAM protein, giving the protein MKILLLRAKPDFMDMVIGIPIGLTMVGAMAERLNHKVEILDLALEKTQDAADRRLQSLLQTKKFDLVGLTAMTVEYEAAARAARMVKQSDPAVPVVFGGQHATIKVTEVLSQDFCDFVVKGEGESVFSELVTRLSDGGSLDDVRGLAFKRNGEIVQTSDQELIQDLDGLPYPAYHLLEVEQYFAASSARATTKHKRCMQVFTSRGCPWRCTYCHDLFGKSFRGRSPENVLGELKLLYDRWGIREYMVEDDIFNLDMERAKKIFDLVRENLPGVYFQFGNGLRLERFDEELVRKMAEGGTHYICIAIESASPRIQKMIKKNLKLDKSAEALRWMRKHRIRTLGFFMLGFPTETLEEIQQTIEYASQLDLDEALFSIATPYPGTELNKQVMEMSLYDPDLVSRGGEEFQLIKTEQFDYHTLRKLQRKAYRSFFLSKFRYLRMIPKLVNVNSSMKYLRAIERNFLAYGGAKTSRIN; this is encoded by the coding sequence ATGAAGATATTATTGCTCCGCGCGAAGCCAGACTTTATGGACATGGTGATCGGAATCCCCATTGGATTAACCATGGTCGGGGCAATGGCAGAGCGGTTGAACCACAAGGTCGAAATTCTGGACCTGGCCCTCGAAAAAACTCAGGACGCGGCGGACCGGCGGTTGCAGAGTCTGTTGCAGACGAAGAAGTTCGACCTGGTCGGCCTCACCGCCATGACTGTCGAATATGAGGCCGCGGCCCGCGCGGCCCGCATGGTGAAACAGTCGGACCCGGCGGTCCCGGTCGTCTTTGGAGGGCAACATGCCACCATTAAGGTTACAGAGGTCCTCTCCCAGGATTTCTGTGACTTTGTGGTCAAAGGCGAAGGAGAAAGCGTTTTCTCGGAGCTGGTCACCAGGCTGTCCGATGGAGGCTCCCTGGACGATGTAAGAGGTTTGGCGTTCAAACGCAATGGCGAGATCGTCCAGACATCCGATCAGGAACTCATCCAGGACTTGGACGGCTTGCCTTATCCGGCCTACCACCTTCTGGAGGTGGAGCAGTATTTTGCGGCCAGTTCAGCGCGGGCAACCACCAAACACAAGCGTTGCATGCAGGTCTTCACGAGCCGCGGGTGTCCCTGGCGGTGCACCTACTGCCACGATTTGTTCGGCAAGTCATTTCGCGGACGAAGCCCCGAAAACGTGCTGGGCGAATTGAAGCTGTTGTACGACCGGTGGGGCATCCGCGAATACATGGTGGAAGACGATATTTTCAATCTGGATATGGAGCGGGCGAAGAAGATTTTCGACCTGGTTAGAGAGAATCTGCCGGGGGTGTACTTCCAGTTCGGGAACGGTCTGCGGCTGGAGCGGTTTGATGAAGAACTTGTCCGTAAGATGGCGGAAGGCGGGACCCATTATATTTGCATCGCCATTGAGTCCGCGAGTCCGCGCATTCAAAAAATGATTAAGAAGAATCTGAAGCTGGATAAGTCGGCGGAGGCGCTGCGCTGGATGCGCAAACACAGAATTCGCACGCTCGGATTTTTCATGCTCGGTTTTCCGACCGAGACCCTGGAGGAGATCCAGCAGACCATTGAATACGCCAGCCAGCTCGATCTCGATGAGGCCCTGTTCAGCATCGCGACGCCATATCCCGGGACTGAATTGAACAAGCAGGTCATGGAGATGAGTCTCTATGACCCGGACCTGGTAAGCCGGGGCGGAGAGGAATTTCAGCTGATCAAGACCGAACAGTTTGACTACCATACATTGCGCAAACTGCAGCGCAAGGCGTACCGGTCCTTCTTCCTGTCAAAGTTCCGGTACCTCCGGATGATCCCGAAACTGGTGAACGTGAACTCCTCCATGAAATACTTGCGGGCCATTGAGCGGAATTTCCTGGCCTACGGCGGGGCGAAGACCTCGCGCATCAACTGA
- a CDS encoding radical SAM protein yields MNQSLSHIKNRMVIFWSYVGRKTVVRGGPKYVLLEATGKCNLFCPMCPRELVHFEPVDIPMPLFQKVIEEARDYLEFTVPYGAGEPLLNKRIFEMVRFCRERRIRIGISTNGTLNNPERNRQLLDSGLDYIIFAFDGATKESYEKYRKGAKFEETRDKILEFLRMKQEKQSKIFTIVQMVRLKDNAGEVEAFRRMWNLPGVDQVRIKEDELQFDGVGIPRPREILKRRNPCHYLWQGPVYIHHDGNVFPCCYMWRGEPLGNANQQPLAEIWNNEKMQRLRQAHLDLKIEAYPDCVNCHAPKPRLPVILGSFVINSLAVRKWIPVFEKLSLLFKISVFEHRAVESPKVDANIRG; encoded by the coding sequence ATGAACCAATCCCTGTCGCATATTAAGAACCGGATGGTGATCTTCTGGAGTTATGTGGGACGAAAGACCGTGGTTCGAGGCGGCCCCAAATACGTCCTTCTGGAGGCCACCGGGAAGTGCAATCTCTTCTGTCCCATGTGTCCCCGCGAGCTGGTTCATTTTGAGCCGGTGGACATCCCCATGCCGCTTTTCCAGAAGGTGATTGAGGAGGCCCGTGATTACCTGGAATTCACGGTTCCTTACGGTGCGGGAGAGCCGCTGCTGAACAAGCGCATTTTCGAGATGGTCCGGTTCTGTCGCGAACGCCGTATCCGCATCGGCATCTCGACCAACGGGACCCTCAATAACCCCGAGCGTAATCGGCAGCTTCTGGATTCGGGGCTGGACTATATTATTTTTGCCTTTGACGGCGCCACCAAGGAGAGCTACGAGAAGTACCGCAAAGGGGCGAAATTTGAAGAAACGCGGGACAAGATCCTGGAATTCCTGAGGATGAAGCAAGAGAAGCAATCCAAGATCTTCACCATCGTGCAGATGGTTCGATTGAAGGACAATGCGGGCGAGGTGGAAGCATTCCGGAGAATGTGGAATCTTCCGGGGGTTGACCAGGTCCGGATCAAGGAAGACGAACTCCAGTTTGACGGGGTAGGGATCCCGCGGCCCCGGGAAATCCTGAAACGCCGGAACCCCTGTCACTACCTCTGGCAGGGGCCCGTCTACATTCATCATGACGGCAATGTATTTCCGTGCTGTTACATGTGGCGTGGCGAGCCGCTCGGAAATGCCAACCAGCAGCCGCTGGCCGAGATTTGGAACAATGAAAAAATGCAGCGTCTGCGGCAGGCTCATCTCGACTTGAAGATTGAGGCTTACCCCGACTGCGTCAACTGCCATGCGCCGAAACCGCGCCTGCCGGTGATCCTGGGGAGCTTCGTCATCAATAGCCTCGCCGTTCGGAAATGGATCCCGGTCTTCGAGAAGCTGTCCCTGCTCTTTAAAATCTCCGTGTTTGAGCATCGTGCCGTCGAATCGCCCAAGGTGGATGCCAACATCCGCGGTTGA